The following proteins are encoded in a genomic region of Methanomicrobiales archaeon HGW-Methanomicrobiales-1:
- a CDS encoding antibiotic resistance protein MarC produces MAGDVLSFALLSISSILIIVNPLGATLIYVSLTTNLDQSGRDAVARDACRIAFLILLIVALIGTWVLQLFGITLEAFRIAGGILLFGIGMEMVYAKTSRTKLTATEKYESRDTEDIAIMPLAIPMIAGPGAITTTIVLMNEATTMTPIAIGIVLVSIAISIALTYYMMRNSDYILTRIGQREYRAINRLMGMLLIAIAVQFVINGIRLAFPLLSGG; encoded by the coding sequence ATGGCAGGAGATGTCCTCAGTTTTGCCCTGTTATCCATCTCATCTATCCTCATCATTGTAAACCCCCTTGGCGCAACCCTGATCTATGTTTCCCTCACTACAAACCTGGATCAGTCCGGGCGGGATGCCGTTGCCCGCGACGCATGCCGGATTGCATTCTTAATCCTGCTCATCGTCGCGCTTATCGGGACCTGGGTTCTTCAGCTCTTCGGCATAACCCTCGAGGCATTCCGGATTGCCGGCGGGATCCTGTTATTCGGGATAGGTATGGAAATGGTCTATGCAAAAACATCCCGGACCAAACTGACTGCAACAGAAAAATACGAGTCCCGGGATACCGAGGATATCGCCATTATGCCGCTTGCCATCCCCATGATTGCCGGCCCGGGTGCAATTACTACGACAATCGTGCTGATGAACGAAGCAACAACCATGACACCGATTGCTATCGGGATTGTGCTGGTCTCGATCGCAATCTCAATCGCCCTCACCTATTATATGATGCGAAATTCAGATTATATCCTTACGAGAATCGGGCAAAGGGAATACCGGGCCATCAACCGCTTAATGGGCATGCTGCTCATCGCCATTGCGGTACAGTTTGTCATCAATGGTATCCGGCTCGCATTTCCGCTGCTTTCAGGAGGATAA